From a single Rhodothermales bacterium genomic region:
- a CDS encoding sugar phosphate nucleotidyltransferase translates to MMTINKAVITAAGKGQRNLPLQTLIDRDGTEKSVLHIIIEEALRGGVEEVCIVVRPGDEAAYLAVSGDHAGRLHFVHQKEPRGYGHAVYCARDFIGSDSFLHLVGDHLYISRSGSGCAARLVEAARKEQCSVSVVQATRENLLPYYGTVGVQRISSWPNLYRVEHVVEKPTPTEAEQRLVVSGLRTGHYLCFFGMHVLTPTIIDILGHKLEDRNVRGSVTLSEALADLCHREQYLAMETEDWRYDVGVKYGLLNAQLAIALSGKDRDEVLSRIIELLAIRELGAAAQGEAA, encoded by the coding sequence ATGATGACTATCAACAAGGCCGTTATCACGGCAGCCGGCAAAGGGCAGCGCAACTTGCCCTTGCAAACCCTGATCGATCGGGACGGCACTGAAAAGTCGGTGCTCCACATCATCATCGAAGAAGCGCTGCGCGGCGGCGTCGAAGAAGTGTGTATCGTCGTGCGCCCGGGGGACGAGGCCGCGTACCTGGCCGTGTCCGGTGACCACGCCGGCCGGCTGCACTTTGTCCACCAAAAAGAACCGCGCGGATACGGCCACGCCGTCTATTGCGCACGCGATTTTATCGGCAGCGACTCCTTCCTGCATCTTGTAGGAGATCACCTGTACATCAGCCGTTCGGGTTCGGGCTGCGCGGCGCGCCTCGTCGAGGCGGCGCGGAAAGAGCAATGCTCGGTTTCCGTCGTCCAGGCCACGCGCGAGAACCTGCTGCCGTATTACGGGACGGTCGGCGTCCAGCGCATCTCCAGCTGGCCCAACCTGTACAGGGTTGAACACGTCGTCGAAAAACCCACCCCCACGGAGGCCGAGCAGCGCCTGGTCGTTTCGGGGCTGCGGACGGGTCACTACCTGTGCTTTTTCGGGATGCACGTCCTCACGCCAACGATCATCGATATCCTGGGTCACAAACTCGAGGATCGAAACGTTCGTGGCTCTGTCACGCTTTCGGAGGCGCTGGCCGACCTCTGTCATCGCGAACAATACCTGGCCATGGAGACGGAAGACTGGCGATACGATGTCGGCGTGAAATACGGGTTGCTCAATGCGCAGCTGGCCATAGCACTGAGCGGCAAGGACCGCGATGAGGTGCTCTCGCGCATCATCGAGTTGCTGGCGATTCGGGAACTGGGCGCGGCAGCGCAGGGAGAGGCGGCATGA
- a CDS encoding UTP--glucose-1-phosphate uridylyltransferase encodes MSILVDIIRASEPEIRDRSLDSVCRNASAEMLHAECEALDRFRRDSTNLYERVRALFFLYAIHRFHLPRRYEGEAPGHIPYEGVNHLLKRRFEEALELFLTAQRKNGPCDALSSALASAYHRLAFQTLSDQVRRSVRSVRGNQWMFRIGHPADYPLRIRRELVDRPSKEALFPIIQETTPVRMDLTHSGWSDIFFLGMDFPEGARVLNVSVDLSVRGANGLTPPKPPIETYFRVIDEPILRLVSVDLNAVADITTLAEVFDFARDHLGLLKAAVIASGIVPPGMEGASQPLSDLLEKLVGPGLGVEVVSQVNDIPKGSRLAVSTNLLASLISVCMRATDQTRSLTGTLNEEERRTVAARAILGEWLGGSGGGWQDSGGIWPGIKLIEGVNAVEGDPEFGVSRGRLLPHHMILEKGDVARDTGKRLQDSLVLVHGGMAQDVGPILEMVTEKYLLRSDKEWRWRQAAIKLLDDIVRSLRDGDVKSIGAITQRNFDWPIQTIIPWASNYYTESLIDQVRKEFGDDFWGFWMLGGMSGGGMGFIFDPKKKKLAVERLQAIMHNTKVRLETAIPFAMDPVVYDFAINEAGTKAELMLGDEALMPPRYYVLMVPILVRRATRELTRSRRTELDRFGVASKTRPELADVVSGLMDRLLPHDEEPDGETQSLDELLDRYGFDRHQHEQIRADLRSGRIGLAQNRLPAQSRIEDVDARDVFDARGELPATYRSIGLDAMQQGAVAVVTLAGGVGSRWTKGAGVVKALNPFAKLAGVHRNFVEIHLAKSRRISREVGTHLPHVITTSYMTHGPIAEHLDYMGNYGYAGPLLLSPGSNVGLRLIPMERDLRFAWEEMPQQLLDEQAQKVRESGRAALIKWVRQAGEGSAYTDNLPHQCLHPVGHWYDVLNIFKNGVLSELLEIRPQLKYLMVHNIDTLGAGLDPAILGYHIEQGAALSTEVITRQIEDKGGGLARVDGHLRLVEGLAMPREDIEYRLSYYNTSTTWIDIDRLLRALLLTRSDLSRPARVADAIRELATRIPTYVTLKDVKKRWGKGQEDVFPVTQFEKLWGDMTALPELDTRFVAVSRMRGQQLKDPGQRDGWLRDGSAKYVERLCDWGED; translated from the coding sequence ATGAGTATTCTGGTAGACATCATTCGTGCGAGCGAGCCCGAAATTCGCGACCGGTCGCTGGATTCCGTGTGCCGGAACGCATCGGCTGAGATGTTGCACGCGGAATGTGAGGCGCTCGACCGCTTCCGCCGCGATAGCACCAACCTCTACGAACGCGTCCGCGCGCTCTTTTTTCTGTACGCCATCCACCGGTTTCACCTGCCCCGCCGTTACGAAGGCGAGGCGCCCGGCCACATTCCCTACGAGGGGGTCAATCATCTCCTCAAAAGACGCTTCGAGGAAGCCCTGGAGCTGTTCCTGACGGCGCAGCGGAAGAACGGCCCCTGCGATGCGTTATCCAGCGCACTCGCCTCCGCCTACCACCGCCTTGCCTTTCAGACGCTGTCGGACCAGGTGCGGCGCAGCGTGCGCTCGGTTCGAGGGAACCAGTGGATGTTTCGGATCGGGCATCCGGCGGATTACCCACTGCGCATCCGGCGCGAACTCGTCGATCGGCCCTCGAAAGAGGCTCTTTTTCCGATCATCCAGGAAACGACGCCGGTCCGTATGGACCTCACCCACAGCGGCTGGAGCGATATCTTCTTCCTCGGGATGGACTTCCCCGAGGGCGCCCGCGTGCTCAATGTGTCGGTCGATCTCTCCGTCCGCGGCGCGAACGGCCTCACACCGCCGAAGCCACCCATCGAGACCTACTTTCGGGTGATCGACGAGCCGATCCTCCGGCTGGTTAGCGTGGACTTAAACGCCGTAGCGGACATCACGACGCTCGCCGAGGTGTTCGACTTCGCGCGGGACCACCTGGGGCTCCTCAAGGCCGCCGTCATCGCCTCGGGCATCGTCCCCCCGGGCATGGAAGGCGCCAGCCAGCCGCTGTCCGACCTCCTCGAAAAGCTCGTTGGCCCTGGCCTGGGTGTCGAGGTCGTCAGCCAGGTGAACGACATCCCCAAAGGCTCGCGCCTCGCGGTGTCCACCAACTTGCTTGCGTCCCTCATCTCGGTGTGTATGCGCGCGACGGATCAGACGCGCTCGCTTACGGGCACGCTCAACGAGGAAGAACGCCGGACAGTCGCCGCGCGCGCCATCCTCGGCGAATGGCTGGGGGGGTCGGGTGGCGGCTGGCAGGATAGCGGCGGCATCTGGCCGGGTATCAAACTCATCGAGGGCGTGAACGCCGTCGAGGGCGACCCCGAGTTCGGCGTCAGCCGCGGCCGGCTTCTGCCGCACCACATGATCCTCGAAAAAGGGGACGTCGCCCGCGACACCGGCAAACGCCTGCAAGACAGCCTCGTGCTCGTCCACGGCGGCATGGCGCAGGATGTCGGACCCATCCTGGAGATGGTCACCGAAAAGTACCTCCTGCGGTCGGACAAAGAGTGGCGCTGGCGCCAGGCGGCCATCAAACTGCTCGACGACATCGTCCGCTCGCTGCGCGACGGCGACGTGAAATCGATCGGCGCCATCACCCAGCGCAACTTCGACTGGCCCATCCAGACGATCATCCCCTGGGCCAGCAACTACTACACGGAATCGCTCATCGACCAGGTGCGCAAGGAGTTCGGCGACGACTTCTGGGGCTTCTGGATGCTCGGCGGGATGTCGGGCGGCGGTATGGGTTTTATCTTCGACCCCAAAAAGAAGAAGCTGGCCGTCGAGCGACTCCAGGCCATCATGCACAACACGAAGGTCCGGCTCGAAACCGCCATCCCCTTTGCGATGGATCCGGTAGTGTACGACTTTGCGATCAATGAGGCCGGCACGAAGGCCGAATTGATGCTGGGAGACGAGGCGCTCATGCCGCCCCGCTACTACGTGCTCATGGTCCCGATCCTCGTCCGACGCGCCACCCGCGAACTGACGCGCAGCCGGCGCACGGAGCTGGACCGCTTCGGCGTCGCCTCAAAAACGCGTCCCGAGCTGGCCGACGTGGTCTCGGGGCTGATGGACCGCCTCCTGCCGCACGACGAGGAGCCGGACGGCGAAACGCAGTCCCTCGACGAATTGCTGGACCGCTACGGGTTCGACCGGCATCAACACGAGCAGATCCGGGCCGACCTCCGCAGCGGCCGCATCGGGCTGGCGCAGAATCGCCTGCCGGCGCAATCCCGCATCGAGGACGTGGACGCCCGCGACGTATTTGACGCCCGCGGCGAACTGCCCGCTACCTATCGGTCGATCGGTCTCGACGCCATGCAACAGGGCGCGGTGGCCGTCGTCACCCTCGCCGGCGGCGTCGGGAGCCGGTGGACAAAAGGCGCCGGCGTCGTCAAGGCGCTAAACCCCTTCGCCAAACTCGCCGGCGTACACCGCAATTTTGTCGAGATCCATCTGGCCAAAAGCCGGCGTATCTCGCGCGAGGTGGGCACCCACCTGCCCCACGTCATCACGACGAGTTACATGACGCACGGGCCCATCGCAGAACATCTGGACTACATGGGCAACTACGGCTACGCCGGCCCGCTCCTGCTTTCGCCCGGTAGCAATGTCGGCCTGCGCCTCATCCCCATGGAGCGGGATCTGCGTTTCGCCTGGGAAGAGATGCCGCAACAGCTGCTCGACGAACAAGCCCAGAAAGTCCGCGAAAGTGGCCGCGCGGCCCTCATCAAGTGGGTGCGCCAGGCCGGCGAAGGATCCGCCTATACGGACAACCTTCCCCACCAGTGCCTCCACCCGGTCGGCCACTGGTACGATGTGCTGAACATCTTCAAAAACGGGGTGCTCAGTGAGCTGCTGGAGATCCGGCCGCAGCTGAAATACCTCATGGTGCACAACATCGATACCCTCGGCGCCGGCCTCGACCCCGCCATCCTCGGCTACCACATCGAACAGGGCGCGGCGTTGTCCACCGAAGTCATCACCCGCCAGATCGAGGACAAAGGCGGAGGCCTCGCCCGTGTCGACGGACATCTCCGCCTCGTCGAAGGCCTCGCCATGCCGCGCGAGGACATCGAATACCGCCTTTCGTATTACAACACGAGCACGACGTGGATCGACATCGACCGGCTGTTGCGGGCGTTGCTGCTCACGCGGTCCGACCTCTCCCGGCCGGCACGTGTCGCGGATGCTATCCGCGAACTCGCCACCCGAATACCTACCTACGTCACGCTCAAAGACGTCAAAAAACGCTGGGGCAAGGGCCAGGAGGACGTCTTCCCGGTCA